In Pseudobacter ginsenosidimutans, the following are encoded in one genomic region:
- a CDS encoding carbonic anhydrase: protein MQAIEKLLLENKAWAQEKVNEDPTFFKRLENVQKPEFLWIGCSDSRVPANEITNTVPGEIFVHRNIANLVVEDDVNCLSVLEYAVVHLKVKHVIVCGHYNCGGVKAAMTDQSFGIIDKWIIGIKELYEEHRKEIDALENEADRVNLMVEHNVRKQVLNLAKTDTIQKIWAREERPHIHGWVYGLKDGHIKQIFSLAPPVKKLNYQIV from the coding sequence ATGCAAGCAATTGAAAAATTACTCCTCGAGAATAAAGCATGGGCACAAGAAAAAGTAAATGAAGATCCTACCTTCTTCAAAAGACTGGAAAATGTACAAAAGCCAGAGTTCCTCTGGATTGGTTGCAGCGACAGCCGCGTGCCTGCCAATGAGATCACCAATACAGTTCCCGGTGAGATCTTCGTTCACCGCAATATCGCCAACCTGGTGGTGGAAGATGATGTGAACTGCCTCAGTGTTCTGGAATATGCAGTGGTGCATCTGAAAGTGAAACATGTGATCGTTTGTGGTCACTATAACTGCGGTGGTGTGAAAGCTGCCATGACAGACCAGAGCTTTGGTATCATCGACAAGTGGATCATCGGTATCAAGGAGCTCTATGAAGAGCACCGCAAAGAGATCGATGCGCTCGAGAATGAAGCTGACCGTGTGAACCTGATGGTAGAGCACAACGTACGCAAACAAGTGCTCAACCTGGCCAAGACAGATACTATCCAGAAGATCTGGGCGCGCGAAGAAAGGCCCCATATCCATGGTTGGGTATATGGTCTGAAAGATGGTCATATCAAACAAATCTTCAGCCTCGCACCTCCGGTGAAGAAGCTGAACTACCAGATCGTTTAA
- a CDS encoding SulP family inorganic anion transporter: MVKKEKGLLSSLGSDFPASVVVFLVALPLCLGIALGSGAPSFSGLIAGIVGGVVIGLLSKSPLSVSGPAAGLITIVSGAIGKLPVFEAFLLAVMLSGVIQIVLGYLKLGVLGDYIPAGVIKGMLAAIGLTLILKQIPHLMGYDADFVGDEDFKQQDGKNTFTELYYSVRYMLPVAFALGAVSIALQVFWDKVLVKKAKAFKLIPSALIVVLLGVGVNEWLKATNPTLALGASHLVNIPMAASAAEFFTFFSFPDFSHLGNITVWTTAITLAIVASLETLLNIEAADEMDPYKRVTPKNRELMAQGTGNMLAGLIGGLPITSVIVRTSANVNAGARTKMSAVLHGLLLLLCVALIPFLLNMIPFASLAAVLIYTGYKLCKPALFAEFYKKGWTQFLPFAITVVAILFTNLLMGIFIGCVVAMFFVLRSNFKSAVFVVHDSNKYLFRLRKDVSYLNKPIIKNKLEKVPENSYVMIDAQRADFIDKDVVEVIEDFMKAAPLKDITVELKKSVYKDQGFSVNGNGAHQEILASKN, from the coding sequence ATGGTCAAAAAAGAAAAGGGGTTGCTGAGCTCACTCGGCTCTGACTTCCCTGCTTCGGTTGTGGTTTTCTTAGTGGCGTTGCCGCTCTGTCTTGGGATTGCGCTGGGCTCTGGAGCTCCATCGTTCTCAGGTCTGATTGCCGGTATCGTGGGTGGTGTTGTGATTGGTTTGCTCAGCAAATCACCACTGAGTGTGAGTGGTCCTGCTGCAGGTCTGATCACTATTGTGTCAGGAGCTATCGGCAAGCTGCCGGTATTTGAAGCCTTCCTGCTGGCAGTGATGTTGTCTGGTGTTATCCAGATCGTATTGGGTTATTTGAAACTGGGTGTGCTGGGCGATTATATCCCTGCCGGTGTGATCAAAGGGATGCTGGCGGCCATCGGCCTTACCCTCATCCTGAAACAGATCCCTCACCTGATGGGATATGATGCGGATTTTGTAGGTGATGAAGACTTCAAACAACAGGATGGTAAGAATACATTTACTGAACTCTACTATTCTGTAAGATATATGTTGCCGGTGGCATTTGCATTAGGTGCAGTGTCTATCGCGTTGCAGGTATTCTGGGATAAGGTTCTGGTTAAAAAAGCTAAAGCGTTCAAGCTGATCCCTTCGGCGCTGATCGTTGTATTGCTGGGTGTAGGTGTTAATGAATGGCTGAAAGCCACCAATCCTACACTTGCGCTGGGCGCTTCACACCTGGTGAACATCCCGATGGCAGCATCTGCTGCGGAGTTCTTCACCTTCTTTTCATTCCCCGACTTCAGTCACCTGGGTAATATCACTGTGTGGACTACTGCCATTACATTGGCGATAGTAGCGAGCCTTGAAACCCTTTTGAACATCGAAGCGGCGGATGAGATGGACCCATACAAACGTGTTACTCCCAAGAACAGGGAGCTGATGGCGCAGGGTACAGGTAATATGCTCGCCGGTCTGATCGGTGGTCTGCCCATTACATCTGTGATCGTTCGTACTTCTGCTAACGTCAACGCAGGAGCGAGAACAAAGATGTCTGCAGTATTGCATGGTCTCCTGTTGCTGCTCTGCGTGGCGCTGATCCCCTTCCTGCTGAACATGATCCCTTTCGCATCACTGGCAGCAGTGCTGATCTATACAGGGTATAAGCTCTGTAAGCCCGCTCTTTTTGCGGAGTTCTACAAAAAGGGATGGACACAGTTCCTGCCTTTCGCGATCACCGTAGTAGCGATCCTGTTCACCAACCTCCTGATGGGCATCTTCATCGGATGTGTGGTAGCAATGTTCTTCGTACTGAGAAGCAATTTCAAATCCGCTGTATTTGTAGTGCACGACAGCAACAAATACCTGTTCCGCCTGCGGAAAGATGTGAGCTATCTCAACAAACCCATCATCAAGAACAAACTGGAAAAAGTTCCGGAGAATTCTTACGTGATGATCGATGCGCAGCGCGCAGACTTCATCGACAAAGATGTAGTGGAAGTGATCGAAGACTTCATGAAAGCAGCGCCATTGAAAGACATTACTGTTGAACTGAAAAAAAGTGTTTACAAAGACCAGGGCTTCTCGGTGAACGGAAACGGTGCTCACCAGGAAATTCTGGCATCTAAAAACTAA
- a CDS encoding DUF6814 family protein — protein sequence MNALKKILGVVWFLLGPVAIWYLIKTAAYEIAAKPVIDTKIQWAVFIIVFIPICIGLMIFGYYALKGEYSRLPEKSDEI from the coding sequence ATGAACGCACTGAAGAAAATATTGGGCGTGGTTTGGTTCCTGCTGGGGCCTGTGGCCATCTGGTACCTGATCAAAACAGCTGCCTATGAAATTGCAGCTAAACCCGTGATAGACACCAAGATTCAATGGGCTGTATTCATCATCGTATTCATCCCAATATGCATTGGTCTGATGATATTCGGATATTATGCCCTGAAAGGGGAATACAGTCGTCTTCCTGAAAAATCTGATGAAATCTAA
- a CDS encoding MFS transporter — MNTPVTNRGIWKVIAASSVGTLIEWYDFYIFGSLATVIADQFFPKGNPTAALLSTLATFAAGFIVRPFGALVFGRLGDLIGRKYTFLLTLVLMGGSTFAIGLVPGYETIGFAAPLLVLLLRLVQGLALGGEYGGAATYVAEHSPANRRGFYTSWIQTTATLGLFLSLGVILLTRHSLDSDLQTSIQKFNSWGWRIPFWVSIVLVGVSIYIRLKMQESPLFAKLKSEGKTSSNPLKESFGNRANLKMVLLALFGATMGQGVVWYTGQFYAQSFIENVCKIDFDQSRTILIWAILAATPLFIVFGGWSDKIGRKWIMLIGMLLAISSYHYIFKQFQVISDPATKTEIVEQRKLLSQERVGNSVVLTSEVHYTDGAIFKEVKTVMEKDTGAEATVVYKDKKLGSGGYWTAVWWLFVLVAYVTMVYGPIAAFLVELFPTKIRYTSMSLPYHIGNGVFGGLTPFIATLLTTIYVNDHLSGLWYPIIIGGLCFVIGAVYVSNKIDPNVND, encoded by the coding sequence ATGAATACTCCTGTAACTAACAGGGGGATCTGGAAAGTGATTGCTGCCTCATCTGTAGGTACGCTGATCGAGTGGTACGACTTCTATATTTTCGGAAGTTTAGCTACCGTGATCGCTGATCAGTTCTTCCCCAAAGGTAACCCTACTGCTGCTTTGCTCTCAACACTGGCCACATTCGCCGCCGGTTTCATTGTAAGACCATTTGGTGCGTTGGTATTCGGACGCCTCGGTGATCTCATCGGCAGAAAATATACTTTCTTACTAACGCTCGTTCTTATGGGAGGCTCCACTTTCGCTATCGGATTGGTGCCTGGCTATGAGACCATCGGCTTTGCCGCACCTTTGTTGGTATTATTATTAAGATTGGTGCAGGGTCTTGCACTCGGTGGAGAATACGGTGGCGCCGCCACTTATGTAGCAGAGCATTCGCCTGCCAACCGGCGGGGCTTCTATACCAGCTGGATCCAAACCACTGCAACGCTGGGATTGTTTCTCTCGTTGGGTGTGATACTGCTGACGCGGCATTCTCTCGACAGTGATCTTCAAACCTCCATTCAGAAATTCAACAGCTGGGGATGGCGCATTCCTTTCTGGGTGTCTATCGTGCTGGTGGGCGTATCTATATATATACGTTTGAAGATGCAGGAGTCTCCGCTCTTTGCAAAACTGAAATCGGAAGGGAAGACTTCTTCCAATCCGCTCAAAGAAAGTTTCGGTAACCGGGCCAACCTGAAAATGGTGCTGCTGGCTTTGTTCGGCGCAACGATGGGGCAGGGCGTTGTCTGGTACACCGGGCAGTTCTATGCACAATCATTCATTGAAAATGTTTGTAAGATAGATTTCGATCAGAGCCGTACGATCCTTATCTGGGCTATCCTTGCGGCTACTCCGCTATTCATTGTGTTCGGTGGATGGAGCGACAAGATCGGAAGGAAATGGATCATGCTGATAGGTATGCTGCTGGCCATCTCTTCCTATCATTACATCTTCAAACAATTCCAGGTGATCAGCGACCCCGCTACCAAAACGGAGATCGTGGAGCAAAGGAAATTATTATCTCAGGAAAGAGTGGGTAATTCGGTTGTTCTTACCAGTGAGGTACATTATACTGACGGAGCCATCTTCAAGGAAGTGAAAACCGTTATGGAAAAAGATACCGGAGCTGAAGCAACAGTAGTGTATAAAGATAAGAAGCTGGGCAGCGGTGGTTACTGGACGGCAGTTTGGTGGTTATTTGTTCTGGTGGCTTATGTAACGATGGTGTATGGTCCCATTGCTGCTTTCCTGGTGGAGCTTTTCCCCACCAAGATCAGGTATACCAGTATGAGCCTGCCCTATCATATCGGTAATGGTGTATTCGGTGGTCTCACACCGTTCATTGCAACGCTGCTTACCACTATCTATGTGAATGATCACCTGAGCGGGCTCTGGTACCCGATCATAATTGGTGGACTCTGCTTTGTAATAGGCGCTGTATATGTGAGCAATAAGATCGATCCTAATGTAAACGACTAA
- the acs gene encoding acetate--CoA ligase — protein MSFPYQLKTTADYKAAYEKSVQDPEGFWSEIASHFTWRKKWDTVLNWDFKKPTIEWFKGGKLNITENCIDRHLEKLGNKPAIIWEPNDPGEHHRVITYRDLHHKVVQFANVLRNNGVKKGDRVCIYMGMVPELAIAVLAAARIGAIHSVIFGGFSAQSIADRLQDAKAEFIVTCDGAYRGNKEIPLKSVIDDALVQCPFVKRVIVLTRTRTPISMIKGRDLWWEDEIRLVETQGSPDCPAEEMDAEDMLFILYTSGSTGKPKGVVHTVGGYMVYTNYSFVNVFQYQPGDVHFCTADIGWITGHSYIVYGPLSAGATSLMFEGVPTWPDAGRFWEIVDKYKVNILYTAPTAIRSLMGFGLEPLKNRDLSSLRVLGTVGEPINEEAWAWYDENIGKKKCPIVDTWWQTETGGILISNIAGVTPAKPTFATLPLPGVQPILVDENGKEVEGNGVSGNLCIKFPWPGMLRTTYGDHERARQNYFATYENLYFTGDGCLRDEDGNYRITGRVDDVLNVSGHRIGTAEVENAINMHTGVVESAVVGYPHDIKGQGIYAYVIFQGHQGDDELTRKDIMSTVSRIIGPIAKPDKIQFVSGLPKTRSGKIMRRILRKIAEGETSNLGDTSTLLDPGVVDEIKNGKL, from the coding sequence ATGTCATTCCCCTACCAGCTGAAAACGACAGCTGATTACAAAGCAGCATATGAAAAAAGCGTACAGGATCCGGAGGGGTTCTGGAGTGAGATCGCTTCGCATTTTACATGGCGAAAAAAATGGGATACCGTACTGAACTGGGATTTTAAGAAACCTACCATCGAGTGGTTCAAAGGCGGTAAACTTAATATTACAGAGAATTGTATCGACAGGCACCTGGAAAAGCTGGGCAACAAACCTGCTATCATCTGGGAACCGAATGATCCGGGAGAACATCATCGTGTGATCACTTACCGCGACCTGCATCATAAAGTAGTGCAGTTTGCAAACGTACTCAGGAATAATGGAGTGAAGAAAGGAGATCGTGTTTGCATTTACATGGGTATGGTACCTGAACTGGCCATTGCTGTTCTTGCAGCTGCGCGCATCGGAGCCATTCACTCCGTGATCTTCGGCGGCTTCAGCGCACAAAGTATTGCCGACCGTCTGCAGGATGCAAAAGCAGAATTCATTGTAACCTGCGATGGCGCTTACCGCGGCAATAAAGAGATCCCACTCAAGAGTGTGATCGATGATGCACTGGTGCAATGTCCCTTCGTGAAAAGAGTGATCGTGCTCACCCGAACGCGCACTCCGATCTCCATGATCAAAGGAAGGGACCTGTGGTGGGAAGATGAGATCCGCCTCGTGGAAACACAGGGCAGCCCTGATTGTCCTGCCGAAGAAATGGATGCGGAAGACATGCTCTTCATCCTCTACACTTCCGGTTCCACCGGCAAGCCCAAAGGCGTTGTTCATACCGTGGGCGGCTATATGGTGTATACCAACTACTCTTTCGTGAACGTGTTCCAGTATCAGCCCGGCGACGTACATTTCTGTACAGCCGATATCGGCTGGATCACAGGACATAGCTATATCGTATACGGTCCGCTCAGTGCTGGCGCCACTTCATTGATGTTCGAAGGAGTACCCACCTGGCCTGACGCAGGCAGGTTCTGGGAGATCGTAGATAAATACAAAGTGAACATCCTCTATACAGCGCCCACTGCCATCAGAAGCCTGATGGGATTTGGACTGGAACCGCTGAAGAACCGCGACCTCAGCTCTCTTCGTGTACTCGGCACCGTTGGTGAGCCTATCAATGAAGAAGCATGGGCCTGGTACGATGAAAATATTGGAAAAAAGAAATGCCCTATCGTTGACACCTGGTGGCAGACGGAAACTGGAGGCATCCTGATCTCGAATATTGCAGGCGTTACACCAGCCAAACCAACCTTCGCCACATTACCGCTTCCCGGCGTTCAACCTATTCTTGTTGATGAGAACGGAAAAGAAGTAGAGGGTAATGGTGTCAGCGGCAATCTCTGTATCAAATTCCCCTGGCCTGGTATGTTGCGGACAACTTACGGAGATCATGAGCGTGCCCGTCAGAATTATTTCGCTACTTACGAAAACCTCTATTTCACCGGCGATGGTTGTCTCCGTGATGAAGACGGCAATTACCGCATCACCGGCCGTGTGGATGATGTGCTCAATGTGAGCGGTCACCGCATCGGTACAGCTGAAGTGGAGAACGCCATCAATATGCACACGGGTGTGGTGGAAAGCGCTGTTGTTGGTTATCCTCATGATATCAAAGGACAGGGCATCTACGCCTATGTGATCTTCCAGGGTCACCAGGGAGATGATGAACTGACAAGAAAAGATATAATGTCAACGGTTAGCCGAATTATCGGACCGATCGCCAAACCAGATAAGATCCAGTTTGTAAGCGGATTGCCGAAAACAAGAAGCGGCAAGATCATGAGACGCATCCTTCGCAAGATCGCAGAAGGTGAGACCAGCAATCTCGGAGACACTTCCACATTGCTCGATCCCGGTGTTGTGGATGAAATAAAAAATGGAAAATTGTAA
- a CDS encoding L,D-transpeptidase family protein, translating to MKRLAVVTVLLLLVVVNTAFEGTKKKTTYRANYKAGPVGLVYIVVDKSDYELKVYDDEGWYGTYPVVFGSKDLSDKMMEGDRKTPEGNFKIVSKRPHQKWHKMLMLDYPNQSSWDKFNQRKAAGKIPGSAKIGGGIAIHGTWPNDNLSVDDFTNWTNGCVSLKNEDLDELEAFLPVGTRVTIQR from the coding sequence ATGAAGCGCTTAGCCGTTGTTACTGTGCTGTTGTTATTGGTAGTGGTGAACACAGCATTTGAAGGAACCAAAAAGAAAACCACTTACAGAGCGAATTACAAAGCAGGTCCTGTTGGCCTTGTGTACATTGTGGTAGACAAATCGGATTATGAACTGAAAGTGTATGACGATGAAGGATGGTATGGCACTTATCCTGTAGTCTTTGGCAGCAAAGACCTTTCGGATAAGATGATGGAAGGAGACCGCAAAACGCCTGAAGGTAATTTCAAAATCGTATCCAAGAGACCGCATCAGAAATGGCATAAGATGCTGATGCTGGACTATCCCAATCAAAGCAGCTGGGATAAATTCAACCAGCGGAAAGCAGCAGGAAAAATTCCTGGTTCGGCAAAGATTGGCGGTGGCATCGCTATCCATGGCACCTGGCCGAACGACAATCTCTCGGTGGATGATTTTACCAACTGGACCAATGGTTGTGTGTCTCTCAAAAACGAAGACCTGGATGAGTTGGAAGCATTCCTGCCGGTGGGTACCAGGGTAACGATCCAGCGATAA
- a CDS encoding outer membrane beta-barrel protein, with translation MKRIVILLTGLFIGFTTVAQTDTSAKEKVDTVRIGAMIIIKKKGTNEDGSSRTKIESHRDNTPKKISTNWLVFDIGFNNFNDKTNYAGSAIQDPATGFAPGATEDWFDLRNGKSINVNIWLFMQKLSLINHYVNLKYGLGVELYNYRYESPIKYGTSPTQVIMDNSTHYSKNKLAADYVTVPLMLNFNFAPHKKRNLGLSAGVTAGYLYSSRQKTITDADGKRKKRDDFDLRPWKLAYTGELTFGWVGVYGTVATQSMFEKGLDQTPYAVGLRFGW, from the coding sequence ATGAAAAGGATAGTAATACTCCTGACCGGGCTCTTTATTGGTTTCACCACCGTAGCCCAAACCGATACCAGCGCCAAAGAAAAAGTTGACACCGTGCGTATCGGCGCCATGATCATCATCAAGAAGAAAGGGACCAATGAAGACGGAAGTTCAAGGACCAAGATAGAGTCGCATCGCGACAATACTCCCAAAAAGATCAGCACCAACTGGCTGGTATTCGATATCGGTTTCAACAATTTCAATGATAAGACCAACTATGCCGGCTCAGCCATTCAGGATCCCGCCACTGGCTTTGCTCCCGGCGCAACAGAGGACTGGTTCGATCTCCGCAACGGTAAATCCATCAACGTGAATATCTGGCTCTTCATGCAGAAGTTAAGCCTCATCAATCACTATGTGAACCTGAAATATGGCCTTGGCGTTGAGTTGTACAATTACCGTTATGAATCGCCCATCAAGTATGGCACCAGCCCTACGCAAGTGATCATGGACAATTCAACACATTACAGCAAAAACAAGCTGGCAGCGGATTATGTGACTGTTCCTTTGATGCTCAATTTCAATTTCGCTCCGCATAAGAAGAGGAACCTGGGACTCAGCGCTGGTGTAACTGCCGGCTATCTCTATAGCAGCCGCCAGAAAACCATCACCGATGCCGATGGCAAACGCAAGAAACGCGACGATTTCGATCTCCGTCCCTGGAAACTGGCCTATACCGGCGAGCTCACCTTCGGATGGGTTGGTGTTTACGGAACTGTTGCCACACAAAGCATGTTTGAAAAAGGACTCGATCAGACCCCATATGCAGTAGGCCTCCGCTTTGGCTGGTAA
- a CDS encoding RNA polymerase sigma factor translates to MTEKEYNDCVNMYSDNVYRFILKNLRHAEDAQDVVQTAFEKMWINRSEVDATRCKSYLFTVAYNQMIDHIRKNKRISLREDFREEAKVTDGQVHNTRKVLEQALGRLNEVQRSLVLLKDYEGYSYDEIGNIMGLNESQVKVYLHRARIQLKNYLVSPENVL, encoded by the coding sequence ATGACCGAGAAAGAGTATAATGATTGTGTGAACATGTATTCGGATAACGTGTATCGTTTCATCCTGAAGAATCTCCGTCATGCGGAAGATGCGCAGGATGTGGTACAAACGGCATTCGAAAAGATGTGGATCAATCGCAGCGAGGTGGATGCCACCCGTTGCAAGAGTTATCTCTTCACCGTGGCCTACAATCAGATGATAGACCATATCCGGAAGAACAAACGGATCAGCCTGAGAGAGGACTTCAGGGAAGAGGCGAAGGTAACAGACGGGCAGGTGCACAATACCCGGAAAGTGCTGGAGCAGGCCCTGGGCAGGCTCAATGAAGTGCAGCGCTCACTGGTATTGCTGAAAGACTATGAAGGGTATTCTTACGATGAGATCGGGAATATCATGGGGCTCAACGAGAGCCAGGTAAAAGTATATCTTCACCGTGCCAGGATCCAGTTGAAGAATTATTTGGTCAGTCCTGAAAATGTTTTGTGA
- the kbl gene encoding glycine C-acetyltransferase, which translates to MNNNLVKRLAVEIDEIRSAGLFKTERIIESPQGAEITVNGKTVLNFCANNYLGLSSHPKVIEAAKKYVDFRGYGMSSVRFICGTQDIHKELEAKISKFLGTEDTILYAAAFDANGGVFEPLFGEQDAIISDELNHASIIDGVRLCKAQRFRYKHNDMADLEAKLKEAAGNRNRIIVTDGSFSMDGTIAQLDKIVELAEKYDAAIMVDECHSSGFLGKTGRGTHEYRGVMGKIDIITGTLGKALGGASGGFTSGSKEAIEMLRQRSRPYLFSNTLAPSIVGASIAVLDLLSETTALRDKLENNTKFFRSQMTAAGFDIKAGDHPIVPIMLYDAVVAQQFAAKLLEEGIYVIGFFYPVVAKGQARIRVQISAAHDQHHLEKAIAAFTKIGKELGVLK; encoded by the coding sequence ATGAATAACAATCTCGTGAAAAGACTGGCAGTTGAGATCGACGAGATCAGATCCGCCGGCCTCTTCAAAACAGAAAGGATCATCGAATCCCCACAGGGAGCCGAGATCACTGTGAACGGCAAGACCGTACTTAACTTTTGCGCCAACAACTACTTAGGTCTCTCTTCTCATCCCAAAGTGATAGAAGCCGCAAAGAAATATGTCGACTTCCGCGGCTATGGTATGAGCAGCGTGCGCTTCATCTGCGGCACGCAGGACATTCACAAGGAACTGGAAGCCAAAATTTCCAAATTCCTCGGCACTGAAGACACCATCCTCTATGCCGCTGCATTCGATGCCAACGGAGGCGTATTCGAGCCATTGTTCGGCGAACAGGATGCCATCATCTCCGATGAGCTCAACCACGCCAGCATCATTGACGGTGTGCGTCTTTGCAAAGCACAACGCTTCCGCTACAAGCACAACGATATGGCCGACCTCGAAGCCAAACTCAAAGAAGCGGCCGGCAATCGCAACAGGATCATCGTTACTGATGGATCCTTCAGCATGGATGGCACCATCGCGCAGCTCGACAAAATTGTTGAACTGGCAGAAAAGTATGATGCCGCCATTATGGTTGACGAATGTCACTCCAGCGGATTCCTCGGCAAAACAGGAAGAGGCACACATGAGTATCGTGGCGTAATGGGTAAGATCGATATCATCACAGGAACCCTGGGCAAGGCCCTGGGCGGCGCTTCCGGCGGATTCACCTCCGGCAGCAAGGAAGCGATCGAAATGCTGCGCCAGCGCTCAAGACCCTATCTCTTCTCCAATACACTTGCTCCCAGCATCGTAGGCGCATCCATTGCTGTGCTGGACCTGCTCTCCGAAACCACCGCACTCCGCGATAAACTGGAGAACAATACCAAATTCTTCCGCAGCCAGATGACCGCTGCCGGTTTCGATATCAAAGCGGGAGACCATCCCATTGTGCCAATCATGTTGTACGACGCTGTGGTGGCCCAGCAATTTGCCGCCAAACTGCTGGAAGAAGGCATCTACGTGATCGGCTTCTTCTACCCTGTGGTAGCAAAAGGACAAGCCCGCATCCGCGTACAGATCAGCGCTGCGCACGATCAGCATCATCTCGAAAAAGCTATCGCCGCCTTCACCAAGATCGGAAAGGAACTCGGCGTGTTGAAATAG
- a CDS encoding tetratricopeptide repeat protein, producing MKNPLYQVPAYLPDDNGCEQCGAPDIIHGHPTPLCQSCRQGFIRYPIPLLIKIFGGAILVLLIYCCISFPSNLTLGLHITRGKKAEAEKKFLTAQREFTKAASKNPGDIEIQCHLALAAFNNMDLTAFSVIAEKLVGKSIENDQLYRKVDDAMAKFNSYMPKDSMIELMKVHRNNIPDQSFKKYLSNHPDDIYAHFSYASILFDQNRFHPCDSILKNVLKIDAGYFPALRLMASLKREMNDYESADKYCEALLKINNEAGYAIASKARTRLKQKKDEEGLQLALQSVETDEQDPYNTATLILAYHFNGEKDKRDALIEECKNVNNEATKEFVLYATDVISGKVPFRAK from the coding sequence ATGAAAAATCCTCTTTACCAGGTACCGGCATATTTACCGGATGATAACGGGTGCGAACAATGCGGCGCACCGGATATCATTCATGGCCATCCTACACCACTTTGCCAGAGCTGCAGACAGGGCTTTATCAGGTATCCCATTCCGTTACTCATCAAAATTTTCGGCGGCGCAATCCTGGTGCTCCTGATCTACTGCTGCATCAGCTTTCCCTCCAATCTCACATTGGGGCTGCATATCACGAGAGGCAAGAAAGCAGAGGCAGAAAAAAAATTCCTTACCGCCCAGCGCGAATTCACCAAAGCTGCTTCCAAAAACCCGGGAGACATCGAGATCCAGTGCCATCTTGCACTCGCTGCTTTCAACAATATGGACCTCACTGCTTTTTCCGTGATCGCCGAAAAGCTCGTGGGCAAAAGCATCGAAAACGATCAGCTCTACCGAAAAGTGGACGATGCCATGGCAAAATTCAACAGCTATATGCCCAAAGATTCCATGATCGAGCTCATGAAAGTGCACAGGAACAATATCCCTGATCAGTCATTCAAAAAATACCTCAGCAATCACCCGGATGATATCTATGCGCATTTTTCCTATGCCTCGATCCTCTTCGATCAAAATCGTTTCCATCCCTGCGACAGCATCCTGAAAAATGTATTGAAGATCGATGCCGGTTATTTTCCTGCACTACGCTTGATGGCCAGTCTGAAAAGAGAAATGAATGACTACGAAAGCGCAGACAAATATTGCGAGGCACTGCTAAAGATCAACAATGAAGCAGGTTACGCCATCGCATCAAAAGCCAGGACCAGACTGAAACAGAAAAAAGATGAAGAAGGACTGCAACTCGCATTGCAAAGTGTTGAGACCGATGAACAGGATCCCTACAACACCGCCACTTTGATCCTGGCTTATCATTTCAATGGTGAAAAAGATAAACGGGATGCGTTGATAGAAGAATGTAAAAATGTAAACAACGAAGCCACGAAGGAATTTGTATTGTACGCTACAGATGTGATCAGCGGCAAAGTTCCTTTCAGAGCAAAATAA
- a CDS encoding DUF3267 domain-containing protein, whose product MLIPGIAISIATCPGVVVHELAHQLFCRLFKIPVFQVVYFQVGNPAGFVLHEIPPYKWQTILIAVGPFLVNTILGALIALPAALPVFTLNNANFLHYVLIWLGVSIAMHAFPSTGDAREIWNEIRKKDTQPIIKLIGYPLTGLIYLGSLGSMIWLDLIYGIAVAVAIPNLIIHWLA is encoded by the coding sequence ATGCTCATACCAGGGATCGCTATCTCTATTGCTACTTGTCCGGGTGTTGTTGTGCACGAACTGGCGCATCAACTCTTTTGCCGTTTGTTTAAAATTCCCGTGTTCCAGGTAGTGTATTTCCAGGTGGGCAATCCCGCGGGATTTGTATTGCACGAGATCCCACCCTACAAATGGCAAACCATCCTCATTGCAGTGGGCCCTTTTTTGGTGAATACGATCCTCGGAGCATTGATCGCATTGCCAGCTGCATTACCGGTGTTCACATTGAACAATGCAAATTTCCTGCATTATGTATTGATCTGGCTGGGTGTTTCCATCGCCATGCACGCCTTCCCCAGCACAGGAGATGCCAGGGAGATCTGGAACGAGATCAGGAAGAAAGATACACAGCCCATCATAAAGCTCATTGGTTACCCGCTGACAGGACTGATCTATTTAGGCTCCCTGGGAAGTATGATCTGGCTGGACCTGATCTACGGCATTGCAGTAGCAGTAGCCATTCCCAACCTGATCATACATTGGCTTGCCTGA